The genomic stretch ACCAGGTCGCGTCGATGGAGGGCGGCGAGGACTTCGCCGACACGCCGCGCACGATGGGCGAGCAGGCGGCCGAGACCGAGCGGCGCACCGGCGCGCTCGTGAGTCGACGGCAGGAAGACCGCGATCCGCGAGCCGGCCCGGAAGACGAACGCCCGAGGCCATCGAGGTGATGAAGACCTACCTCGAAGGCGAGGAGGAGGAGGAGGCGCTCGACGCCTTCGAGTTCCTCGCGATGGCCGCGGCCGCCGAGCTCGGCCACTGGGAGATCGTGCAGCAGATGGCGACCATGACCGGCGCCGCCGGGGTGCGCGGGCTCGGCGCCGCCGGTCCGCCGGTTCTGTCGCGTCGACGGCGTCAGGCGCCGTGAACGCGACAACCACGCCTCGCTCGAGCTCGCCGCCGAGGAGACGAGCGAGATGGCGGCGAGCCCTTGGAGGCTCGCCGCGGCCGGTCCGCCGATTCTGTCGCGTCGACGGCGTCAGGCGCCGTGAACGCGACAACCGCGCCGCACGCCTCGCACGACCCGCCCAGCTCTGTCGCGTCAACGGCGTCAGGCGCTGTCAACGCGACAGCCGCGCCGCACCTCTCGCACGACCCGCCCAGCTCTGTCGCGTCGACAGCGTCAGGCGCCGTCAGCGCGACAGCCGCGCCGCACGCCTGGCACGGCCCGCCCAGCTCTGTCGCGTCGACAGCGTCAGGCGCCGTGAATGCGACATGTCCGGGGGGGCGAGTTCCCGGGCCCGGCGCCCTGACGTCCCCATAGGACGTCACCTCGAAATCGAGCGCCGCGTCGCCGCGCTCGCCACACGCCAGCACGGCGTGGTCACCCGCCGCCAGCTGGTCGAGCTCGGACTCGGCGTGGCGGCGATCGACCACCGCGTCCGCAGCGGGCGGCTCATCTCCCTGCACCGGGCGGTCTACGCGCCCGGGCATGGGGCGCTGCGGCCGGAGGGCCATCTGCTCGCGGCCGTCCTGGCATGTGGACCCGGAGCCGTGCTCAGCCACGCCAGCGCCGCGCTGTGGTGGGGGCTGCGCGACTCACGGGCCCGGGTCGTCGACGTCACGGTGGCCTCCGACGCGGGACGGCGACGCCGGCGCGGGACGCTGCGCATCCACCGCCGCGCGGCGCTGCGGCCGGAGGAGGTCACGACGCACCGCGACATCCCCATCACCACGCCCGCCCGCACCCTGCTCGACCTCGCCTCGGTGACCGACCGCCGCCCGATGGAGCGGGCGATGGACGAGGCCGAGGTGCTCGGGCTCTTCGACCGCCACGCGCTCGAGGCGGTCCTCGCCGCCCATCCGAGCGCGCCCGGTGCTCGGCTGTTCGCCGCGGTCCTGGCCGGGCACGCGGCCGGTTCCACGCTCACTCGGACGGATCTCGAGGAGCTGTTCCTCGCCTTCTGCGACGAGCGCGGTCTCGACCGGCCGGTCGTCAACGGGATCATGGCCGGCCTCGAGCTCGACTTCTTCTGGCCGGCGCAACGCCTCGGCGTCGAGGTCGACGGCTACGCGTTCCACCGGACCCGCTCCGCGTTCGAGCGCGACCGCGAACGGGACGCCATCCTCACCGCCGCGGGCGTGCGCGTGCTGCGGTTCACCGACCGCCAGATCAAGACGCGGCCGGCCGAGGTGCTTCGCGCGATCGCGACAGCGCGCGATGAGCAGGCGATCCTGTCGCGAACACGGCGTCAGGCGCCGTGAACGCGACAGCCGCACGGAAGCCGACGCCGCCGACGGTCACGATGGCGTGGTTGACGAGGAACACGGCGTCGCGGTCGCCCCGCAGCCGGCCGCGTCGCAGGCCGAGCAGTGCCCCCAGACGAAGTCGTCGTGGCCGTTGGCGGCGGGCGCGCGCGCCGCGCGCGCCGCGCGCGCGAGCGCGACGAGCTCGCGGGTCTCGTGGTCGCCTCGCCGCCGCCCGCCCGCGAGCCGCCGCTCACGACCCGGCCGGACCGCCCTGGCCCAGGGTCAGCCGCAGATACCGCGACGTCGCCTCCGCCCGGTTGGCCGCGTGCAGCTTGCGCAGGATGTTCTTCACATGGAACTTCACGGTGCCCTGCGAGACGACGAACTCCCGCGCGATGTCGGCGTTCGTACGGCCCTGGACCATGAGCCGCAGCACCTCGAGCTCGCGGCGCGTGAGCAGCTCCTGCAGCGCCGACTCGCCCGTGCCGTCGCCCCGGCCCGCCGTGCCGGTCCCTGCGGCCGTCGAGCCGCCCGCCGCCTCGAAGTCGTCGGGCCCGAGCGCGATCGCGCGGTCGGTGAGCTCGCTCGTCCGGCTTGCCGCCCACGACGCGATCTGGCGCATCTCCTGGCGCTGGATGCGCAGCCGCGTGCGCAGGATCGCCCGCTCGTAGACGATCGCGAAGCAGAGCGCGAAGGTGCCCATGTTCGCGGCGTCCTGCTCGTCGAGCGCGCGGTTGCCCGCGTGGCGGTCGCCGTGGAAGAAGCCGATGACGCGGCCCTCGAGCATGATCGGCGCGACGACATACTCGCGCCAGCCCATGACGTCGGCGTACGCGCGCCGCTCGACCGGGTCGCCCTCGGCCACCCGGACCAGCTGGGGGCGCCGGCGCCGCAGCACCTCGCCCTCCACGCTCGGGTAGTCGATCGACGCCGACGCGGCGCGCAGCGCGATCAGCGCGTCCTCGGCCGAGTACTGCCACGCCGGCGCATGAAGCGACTGGGCGGTCAGCCGGCCGTTGTCGACCCGGCTGAGCACGATCCGGTCGAGGTCGAGCGCCGCAGCCGCCTCGGCCGGCGCGCGCTCGAGCAGCTCGCTCGGCGGCCCCAGCTCGTCCAGCCGGGCGAGCGTCTCGGCGAACCGGTCGCTGCCGAGCGACGGCTCGAGGGCGGCGATGGCGCCGACGGTCATCGGTAGGCCTTCCATGGCGGCTGCTCCCGGTCGTCCTCCGCCTGCACATGGCGGATCTCGAGGAGGTAGGTGGCGAGCACGTCCTCGTCGGCGAGACGCAGATGCGGCGCGTCGCTGAGCTCGATGACGTGCTCGATGTGCTCGCGGTTGGAGTCGTAGGCGGCGGGACGGTCGGTCAGCTCCCACGCGACGACCTCGGCCTCGAGGCCGTGGGCCTCGAGCAGCTCGTCGGTGCGCGATTGCGACAGGATCGACGTGACCGTGACGAGCGCGACGCCTTCCGGTGCCAGCGCCTGCGGCAGCTTCGAGATCACCTGATCGACGAGCCCGCGGCCCCAGTAGTCGATCGGCCGGTGCGAGGACGGGTCGGTCGGCTCGGTCGGGCTCTGCGGCAGCGTCGCGACGATCACCTCGTAGCGCGCATCCGGGATCCACGGATAGAGGTCCGCCGTGGCCCCCGTCACCCGGTCGGCCACGCCGTTGCGAAACGCGTTGTCGAGCGTGTTCGCGACGGCGCGCCCGTCGACGTCGAGGGCATGGACGTGCGTCGCGCCGTTGAGCGCGAGCTGCACCGTCTGCAGCCCGACGCCGCTGCCGACGTCGAGGCAGCGCTGGTGCGCGCCGACGTTCTCGTCGTAGAGGTAGCGCCAGGTCAGGTACGTGCCGGGGATCGACCGCGCCACCCCGCGGTGACGCGCGATCTCCGGCAGCGGCAGCGGCGAGACGGGACGCCGGCTGCGGTCGAGCCACGGCGACGAGCGGCGCGGCGGGCGGGCGAGCGCGATGGCGGCGTCGTCGGCACCGGCGGCGCCCCGGCGGCGGTGGCCGCGCGGCGCGTCGCGCAGCGCCGTCCGCGCCGCGGCGATGTGCTCGGGCCCCGTGCCGCAGCAGCCGCCCACGATGTCCGCACCCTCCTCGCGCCAGCGCAGCGCCATCTCCGCGAACTGCTCGCCGCCGACCTCGCCCGAGAAGCGCCAGCCGGCGTTTGTCAGATAGCCCAGGTTCGGGTAGACGCCGAGCGGCAGGTCGGTGAAGTCGCGCAGATAGGAGATCATCCCGTCGACGTGGTCGGGCGGGATGCAGTTGATGAGCAGCGCCTGCACCCCGAGCTCCTCGAAGCGCCGCGCGGCGCGCCCGAACGCGTCGCCCTCGGGCCCGCCCCAGTGCTGGCCGTAGACGCCGCACAGCCCGTGGCGGCAGCGCCTGAACGACAGCCACACGGGCGGGCCGGTCTCGACGAGCTGCTCGACGACCCCGAACAGCGAAGGGCGTACGAGCGAGAGCGTCTCGGCCAGGATCAAGTCGGGCGGCGCGTCGCCGAACGCGCGCTCGAGCAGCGGCGCGGTGACCCCGGCGCCGGGGCGGTCGATGTCACCGTTGAGTGCGAACGCAACCGCGCAGTCGTCCTCGCGCCCGTGGTCGGCGATCGCCTGGCGCACGAGGCGGATGCCGCGGCGCGCGATCTCCATCCAGTGCACCGGCTCGCGCTGCTCGTCCCAGATGTGGGCGTCGCCGGCGAGCGCCGTCGCGAGGCCCCACGTGTTCGTCGTGACGACGTCGGCGCCGGCCGCGACGTAGCTGCGGTGGACGTCGAGCACCTCCGCCGGGCTCGAGGCGAGCGCCTCCATCCCCCACAGCCGCTCGTCCTCCTGGCCGTGCTTGTGCTCGAGCTGGGTGGCGATCCCGCCGTCGAGCACCACGCAGCGCTGCCGGGCGAGCGCGTCGCGGACCAGCTGCGCGCCCGCAGGCGTGCTCGTGGTGTCCACTTGCGGCCGCTCTCGCATCTGTCCAGAAGGGTAGGACGGCCCTGGTCGTGACCGCGCTATCCCCACGGACGGTTCTCCCTATCCGGGTGGGATGGCGCCGGGCGGGTGCGCGTGGTGGTCGCGTCCCAGGAAGGTGTTCGCCCACGCGCTCGTGTGCGCGAGCGCGTTGTCCTTGACGACCACCGGCCCGTCGAGCATCGTCGTCTCCTCGCCGTAGGCCTTCAGGCGGTCGTAGGCCAGCGCCCAGATGCACGTCTTCTCGCCCACCTCGCACTTGCTGTCCTCCCGCGTCCCGCCGCACGGGCCGTTGCGCTGGTTCTTCGCGCACTGCGACTCCGGGCACAGGTAGGCGATGTCGGGCAGCGAGCAGTCGCCGCAGTCGCGGCAGCCGAACATCGGGACCTTCGCGGCCTGCTCGGCCGCGTGCAGCGCGCGCCCCACGACCTTCGGCGCCCGTTCGACGCGCTCGTAGAGCCTGCGCGCCGGCTCGTGCAGCGGCGCGTCGTCGGCGAACGCGGCGTTGTGCAGCGCGCGGCTGAGCTTGTAGCGCCCCGGGGCGCCCCGCCCCCGCGGCCGGCGCGCGGCCCGCTTGCGCGACGCGACGTAGTCGCGGCTGAGCTCGGCCGACGCCAGCCCGGTCTGCGCGTCGCGCTCGTAGAGGTACCACTCGCCCGGCACCTCGAACCCGATGTCGCGTGCCACGTCGCGCCACCCGCCGGCGTAGGCATCGGCGGCGTCGAGGATCGCCAGGTAGTCGGCGGCGTCGAGATGGCCCCCGAGGTACGCGCCGCGGAAGCCGAGCCCCCGGGCGATCGCGACCTGGCGCGCGGCGAGGTCGTGGAAGAACGCCCGGCCGCCGTCGGCCGACGCCGCCTCGCGCGCCACGATCGCCGCCAGCTCGTCGGACACCGCCACGCCGGGCACCCGGCCGGCGTTGAACGCACGCGCCGCGCCTGGCGACAGCACGAACACGTTGGCGAGCACCGGCACGTCGAGGCCCTCGGCGCGCATCCACCGAAGCAGCTCGTGGTCCTTGCGGGCGTTGTAGCCGATCTGGTTGATGACGAACCGGGCGCCGCTGGAGACCTTCTTGCGCAGCTTGAGCAGCTGCGGAATGACCTCGTTCTCGTTGGCCTTGTGGTTCGTCACGACCGTGCCGAGGAAGAACTGCGTGCGCTGCACCTCCGCCTCGGTGCGCCCGTGCAACACCGTCCCAGCGTTCATGTCGGTGTACATCTGCAGCAGGCCGACCGAGTCGATGTCGAACACGGGCGACGCCACGCCGCGGTAGCCGCCGCTCGGCGCGTCTCCGGACAGCGCGAGGATGTTGTGGAAGCCCTCCGACGCGAGCTTCCACGCCCGACTCTGGATCGCGTTGCGGTTCCAGTCCTTGCAGGCCAGGTGGATGATCACCTCCTGGCCGCGGGAGATCAGGTCGGTGCCGAGCGTGTCCGCGGCGAGCATCGCGTTGCCCGCCGGGTTGTCGGTCATCGACAGCACGTCGATGCGCGGGTGGCGCGCCAGCTCGCGCGCGAGCTCGAGCACCCGCTGCGGCTTGCTCTCGGTGATCAGCCCGCGGCTGGTCACCAGCTCCACCGCGGTGATGAACCGGCCGGTCTCGGTGAGCAGCCGGCGCAGGGACGGCTCGGCGTCGGTCGGCGCCACCGGCTCCGGCTCGCGGGCCCCGGTGCGGCCGTCGCGCCTCATCCGGTCGCGGCGGGGCGCAGTGCGGCCGCGTCGACGATGCGCGGCACGGCTTCGGTCTCCCAGCCCGGGGCCATGAGGTGCACGCCGGCGACCCCTGGGATGTCGCGCAGCCGCCGCACCAGCTCGGCCGCGATCGCGATGCCCTCGGTCTTCGCGGCGTCGCCCTCGAGGCCGTCCATGCGGGCGAACGTCGCGTCGTCGACCTCGACGCCGGGGATGTTGTCGTGCATGTGGCGCAGCATCCGGGTGCTGCGCGGCGGCGTGACGCCGACGAGGAACGGGGCACGCTCGGAGATCCCCGCCTCGGCGAACGGCGCGAACCAGGCGGCGAAGCGCTCGACGTCGTAGACGATGTTCGTCTGGAACAGGCCGGCGCCCGCGTCGATCTTCGCCTGTAGGCGGTCGATCGGGTCGACGAGCGGGTTGGCGGCGGCGGCGACGACGAACGACGGCGGCGACTGCAGCGGCTCGCCCGCGGCCAGGCGGCCCTCGTTCATCGCCGCGATGAGCCGGGTCAGCGCGAGGGAGTCGACGTCGCCGACGTGCGTGGCCAGCGCCTCGTACGGGCCGACCTTCAGCGGGTCGCCGCTCAGCGCCAGCACGGTCCGCACGCCCAGCGCCCA from Capillimicrobium parvum encodes the following:
- a CDS encoding methylenetetrahydrofolate reductase, whose protein sequence is MAALTDALAAGRFAVTAELGPPREPDAEIVRAAARALHGTVDAVNVTDNQAATVKVSALAAASLLMGEGIEPILQITARDRNLMAIQGELLGAWALGVRTVLALSGDPLKVGPYEALATHVGDVDSLALTRLIAAMNEGRLAAGEPLQSPPSFVVAAAANPLVDPIDRLQAKIDAGAGLFQTNIVYDVERFAAWFAPFAEAGISERAPFLVGVTPPRSTRMLRHMHDNIPGVEVDDATFARMDGLEGDAAKTEGIAIAAELVRRLRDIPGVAGVHLMAPGWETEAVPRIVDAAALRPAATG
- a CDS encoding LuxR C-terminal-related transcriptional regulator, with the protein product MTVGAIAALEPSLGSDRFAETLARLDELGPPSELLERAPAEAAAALDLDRIVLSRVDNGRLTAQSLHAPAWQYSAEDALIALRAASASIDYPSVEGEVLRRRRPQLVRVAEGDPVERRAYADVMGWREYVVAPIMLEGRVIGFFHGDRHAGNRALDEQDAANMGTFALCFAIVYERAILRTRLRIQRQEMRQIASWAASRTSELTDRAIALGPDDFEAAGGSTAAGTGTAGRGDGTGESALQELLTRRELEVLRLMVQGRTNADIAREFVVSQGTVKFHVKNILRKLHAANRAEATSRYLRLTLGQGGPAGS
- a CDS encoding methylenetetrahydrofolate reductase C-terminal domain-containing protein; the protein is MRRDGRTGAREPEPVAPTDAEPSLRRLLTETGRFITAVELVTSRGLITESKPQRVLELARELARHPRIDVLSMTDNPAGNAMLAADTLGTDLISRGQEVIIHLACKDWNRNAIQSRAWKLASEGFHNILALSGDAPSGGYRGVASPVFDIDSVGLLQMYTDMNAGTVLHGRTEAEVQRTQFFLGTVVTNHKANENEVIPQLLKLRKKVSSGARFVINQIGYNARKDHELLRWMRAEGLDVPVLANVFVLSPGAARAFNAGRVPGVAVSDELAAIVAREAASADGGRAFFHDLAARQVAIARGLGFRGAYLGGHLDAADYLAILDAADAYAGGWRDVARDIGFEVPGEWYLYERDAQTGLASAELSRDYVASRKRAARRPRGRGAPGRYKLSRALHNAAFADDAPLHEPARRLYERVERAPKVVGRALHAAEQAAKVPMFGCRDCGDCSLPDIAYLCPESQCAKNQRNGPCGGTREDSKCEVGEKTCIWALAYDRLKAYGEETTMLDGPVVVKDNALAHTSAWANTFLGRDHHAHPPGAIPPG
- a CDS encoding homocysteine S-methyltransferase family protein, translating into MDTTSTPAGAQLVRDALARQRCVVLDGGIATQLEHKHGQEDERLWGMEALASSPAEVLDVHRSYVAAGADVVTTNTWGLATALAGDAHIWDEQREPVHWMEIARRGIRLVRQAIADHGREDDCAVAFALNGDIDRPGAGVTAPLLERAFGDAPPDLILAETLSLVRPSLFGVVEQLVETGPPVWLSFRRCRHGLCGVYGQHWGGPEGDAFGRAARRFEELGVQALLINCIPPDHVDGMISYLRDFTDLPLGVYPNLGYLTNAGWRFSGEVGGEQFAEMALRWREEGADIVGGCCGTGPEHIAAARTALRDAPRGHRRRGAAGADDAAIALARPPRRSSPWLDRSRRPVSPLPLPEIARHRGVARSIPGTYLTWRYLYDENVGAHQRCLDVGSGVGLQTVQLALNGATHVHALDVDGRAVANTLDNAFRNGVADRVTGATADLYPWIPDARYEVIVATLPQSPTEPTDPSSHRPIDYWGRGLVDQVISKLPQALAPEGVALVTVTSILSQSRTDELLEAHGLEAEVVAWELTDRPAAYDSNREHIEHVIELSDAPHLRLADEDVLATYLLEIRHVQAEDDREQPPWKAYR
- a CDS encoding DUF559 domain-containing protein, translated to MSGGASSRARRPDVPIGRHLEIERRVAALATRQHGVVTRRQLVELGLGVAAIDHRVRSGRLISLHRAVYAPGHGALRPEGHLLAAVLACGPGAVLSHASAALWWGLRDSRARVVDVTVASDAGRRRRRGTLRIHRRAALRPEEVTTHRDIPITTPARTLLDLASVTDRRPMERAMDEAEVLGLFDRHALEAVLAAHPSAPGARLFAAVLAGHAAGSTLTRTDLEELFLAFCDERGLDRPVVNGIMAGLELDFFWPAQRLGVEVDGYAFHRTRSAFERDRERDAILTAAGVRVLRFTDRQIKTRPAEVLRAIATARDEQAILSRTRRQAP